One segment of Candidatus Peregrinibacteria bacterium DNA contains the following:
- the rpsD gene encoding 30S ribosomal protein S4 translates to MSTFRGSKAKICRRLGINLFGSAKYEKILTKKGYPPGAHGRSKFSKKSEFGRQLDAKQTARFMFNVTEKQFGQYYKKADKMLGVTGEELIRFLERRLDNVIFRAGFAITRFQSRQIVSHGLVKLNGRRVNIPSISVKEGDEIEIRERSKSVKLFAENLETNKKYSAPGWLVVDQKKLTIKIKRLPEKDELEQAIDSQLIVEYYSK, encoded by the coding sequence TTGTCAACTTTCAGAGGGTCAAAGGCCAAAATATGTAGGAGGTTAGGTATTAACCTTTTCGGGTCAGCTAAGTACGAAAAGATTCTTACTAAAAAAGGGTATCCGCCTGGAGCTCATGGCCGTTCAAAGTTTTCTAAAAAATCTGAATTTGGAAGGCAGTTGGATGCCAAGCAAACAGCTAGATTTATGTTTAATGTAACTGAAAAGCAATTTGGACAATATTACAAAAAAGCTGATAAAATGCTCGGTGTAACCGGTGAGGAGTTAATCCGATTTCTAGAGAGAAGATTAGATAATGTTATATTTAGAGCAGGTTTTGCCATCACTCGTTTCCAATCAAGACAAATAGTTAGTCACGGGCTTGTGAAGCTAAATGGTAGGCGTGTTAATATACCTTCTATCAGTGTAAAAGAAGGTGACGAAATTGAAATAAGAGAAAGAAGCAAGAGTGTTAAACTTTTCGCTGAAAATCTCGAAACTAATAAAAAATATTCAGCTCCCGGTTGGCTGGTTGTAGACCAGAAAAAGCTAACAATTAAGATCAAGAGGCTCCCTGAAAAAGACGAGCTCGAACAAGCTATCGATAGCCAACTTATCGTTGAGTACTACTCTAAGTAA
- a CDS encoding DNA-directed RNA polymerase subunit alpha, protein MHQIQEEIGMPKITQVSSDGNRAVFEIGPLPTGYGMTLGNSLRRVLISSLPGSAVSAIKINGVAHEYAAIAGVKDSVLDMTLNLKLLHIQKDSKEPSTLTLSVTKKGNVTAKDIKVPAGVQILNPNLYITSLDDKAKLDIEIIVEKGVGYIPVAERDTKEDPMKIWVDTIFSPVKRVRYDVEAARVGQMTNLDKLTIEIETNGSMTSEDALKFSANVLKSYFGLFDNSDMPVESDFMSDMQSINAKQREADNQKPAQEKYTPIEILGLSPRTLNSLINGGIGSIEQLVKCTESKLTNLRGFGKKALTEVAAALEPRDLKLSDED, encoded by the coding sequence ATGCATCAAATTCAAGAAGAAATCGGTATGCCAAAGATCACTCAAGTTTCGAGTGATGGTAATCGTGCCGTCTTCGAAATTGGACCATTGCCGACTGGATACGGAATGACACTTGGTAATTCACTAAGAAGAGTATTGATTTCATCTCTTCCCGGTAGCGCAGTGTCTGCAATTAAAATAAATGGAGTTGCGCATGAATACGCAGCTATAGCTGGAGTAAAAGACAGCGTACTTGATATGACGCTAAATCTTAAACTTCTACACATTCAAAAAGACAGTAAAGAGCCATCTACTTTGACTTTAAGCGTAACCAAAAAAGGTAACGTAACGGCAAAAGACATAAAGGTTCCTGCCGGAGTTCAAATTTTAAACCCTAATCTATATATAACAAGCCTAGACGACAAAGCGAAGCTTGATATAGAAATCATCGTTGAAAAAGGTGTAGGATACATTCCGGTAGCAGAAAGAGATACTAAAGAGGATCCAATGAAAATATGGGTAGATACAATTTTCTCACCTGTAAAAAGAGTTAGATATGATGTTGAGGCTGCCAGAGTCGGTCAAATGACTAACCTGGACAAGCTTACAATTGAAATTGAGACTAATGGAAGTATGACATCTGAAGATGCACTTAAATTTTCAGCAAATGTACTTAAATCATACTTTGGTCTATTTGATAACTCTGATATGCCGGTAGAATCCGACTTCATGAGTGACATGCAAAGTATCAATGCTAAGCAAAGAGAAGCTGACAACCAAAAGCCTGCTCAAGAAAAATACACACCAATTGAAATCCTAGGATTATCGCCAAGGACACTCAATTCTCTTATAAATGGTGGTATCGGATCTATAGAACAATTGGTAAAATGTACAGAAAGTAAATTGACAAACCTAAGAGGATTCGGTAAAAAGGCTCTCACAGAAGTAGCCGCAGCTCTAGAACCAAGAGACCTCAAATTATCAGATGAAGATTAA
- the rplQ gene encoding 50S ribosomal protein L17: MRHQKKNDKLNTGSQSHTNAIKRNLATSIILHERITTTAKRAAVVSPIVEKLITMAKSTDEMNAIRNLNQFLFDKNACRKVMEVLKDRYKDRTSGYTRITKFKSRAGDMAPMVIVELVN, encoded by the coding sequence ATGCGACATCAAAAAAAGAACGACAAACTAAATACAGGGTCACAATCTCATACAAATGCCATAAAAAGAAATTTGGCTACATCAATAATATTGCATGAGCGCATAACAACTACTGCAAAAAGAGCAGCTGTGGTATCTCCAATAGTTGAAAAACTAATCACTATGGCGAAAAGCACAGATGAAATGAATGCAATTCGTAATCTAAATCAATTTTTGTTTGATAAGAACGCATGTCGTAAAGTCATGGAAGTGTTAAAAGATAGATACAAAGACCGAACTTCCGGTTACACACGTATTACAAAATTTAAAAGTCGCGCAGGTGACATGGCCCCTATGGTAATAGTAGAATTAGTTAACTAA
- the rplM gene encoding 50S ribosomal protein L13 — protein sequence MKTYSAKQSEIQRKWYIVDAKDMVLGRLATTLAVTLRGKNKPTFTPHLDCGDYVVVINAGHIRLTGKKETDKKYYSHSGYIGNLKTQTVKEVRAKKPTKILHDAVRGMIPRNKLRDHVMDKLKLYEGETHPHEAQQPEALSL from the coding sequence ATGAAAACATACTCAGCAAAACAAAGCGAAATTCAAAGAAAGTGGTACATTGTCGATGCAAAAGACATGGTACTAGGTAGACTTGCAACAACTCTTGCCGTTACTCTACGTGGTAAAAACAAACCTACTTTCACTCCTCATCTTGATTGCGGAGATTACGTAGTCGTAATCAACGCAGGTCACATCAGACTAACAGGTAAAAAGGAGACAGATAAAAAATACTATTCTCATAGTGGATATATTGGAAATCTTAAGACTCAAACGGTCAAAGAAGTAAGAGCTAAAAAACCTACTAAGATTCTACATGATGCTGTAAGAGGCATGATTCCAAGGAATAAGCTGAGAGACCATGTAATGGACAAATTGAAGCTGTACGAAGGGGAAACTCATCCACATGAAGCACAACAACCGGAAGCTTTGAGCCTATAA
- the rpsI gene encoding 30S ribosomal protein S9: MPTGRVGKYHHAVGKRKRAVAVVRLYEKGNGNISINGKTVEEFANSKDLVEVITAPLRLVGALKTYDITVLVKGGGFRGQVDAVKHAISRSLTGADALLRTSLKKVGFLTRDSRIKERKKFGLKKARKSPQWSKR; this comes from the coding sequence ATGCCAACCGGACGAGTTGGAAAGTATCATCACGCAGTTGGCAAAAGAAAAAGAGCTGTAGCGGTGGTACGTCTATACGAAAAAGGTAATGGAAACATTTCAATCAACGGTAAGACAGTTGAAGAATTTGCGAATTCAAAAGATCTTGTAGAAGTTATCACGGCACCACTTAGATTGGTCGGTGCATTAAAAACTTATGACATCACAGTTTTGGTAAAAGGTGGTGGATTCAGAGGGCAGGTTGATGCTGTTAAGCACGCTATCTCTCGTTCACTTACAGGAGCTGACGCACTACTTCGTACATCATTAAAGAAAGTTGGATTTCTTACACGTGATTCACGTATCAAAGAAAGAAAGAAATTCGGACTTAAGAAAGCT